The Drosophila innubila isolate TH190305 chromosome 3R unlocalized genomic scaffold, UK_Dinn_1.0 2_E_3R, whole genome shotgun sequence genome has a segment encoding these proteins:
- the LOC117790701 gene encoding uncharacterized protein LOC117790701 has translation MSSELVTHKETVSVSISADKINTKATIDSQGIGDSIVEKLPSPCNSQESFYEISEGSSHNSCASFKALCRAWKNRAEHDSSLSLQNRNDGLHLKVDDLTKRLHASDNADESKELAKSLSMYVMMESRPLQLTESSDENIPNRAGKYSQRFFSPEEIREAYTIFKHCDENNDSYLELAQLKLALEKLSVPQTHLAVKELIAEIAGENVTKLNFCQFLLTYAATLQNRGAKVSPKNGSNAELLALEDPINVSKVGVSGAKLFFEAKIAQNSEKVTEFPKPNSNDRQSY, from the coding sequence ATGTCATCCGAGCTCGTGACCCATAAAGAAACCGTCAGTGTGTCCATATCGGccgacaaaataaatacaaaggcAACAATAGATTCTCAAGGCATCGGGGATAGCATTGTGGAAAAGCTTCCAAGTCCATGCAACTCACAGGAGAGTTTCTATGAAATATCTGAGGGATCGTCTCACAACTCATGCGCATCGTTTAAGGCCCTTTGCAGGGCATGGAAAAACCGGGCTGAACATGATTCCAGCTTGAGCTTACAAAACCGCAATGATGGCTTACATTTGAAGGTGGACGATTTGACAAAAAGACTCCATGCGTCTGATAATGCTGATGAATCCAAAGAACTAGCTAAAAGCCTCTCCATGTACGTCATGATGGAGAGTCGTCCTTTGCAGCTCACGGAAAGCAGCGATGAAAATATTCCAAATCGAGCTGGCAAATATTCACAACGATTCTTTTCGCCCGAAGAGATTCGTGAGGCATATACTATCTTCAAACATTGTGATGAGAATAATGATAGCTACTTAGAGCTTGCCCAACTCAAATTGGCCCTGGAGAAACTTTCGGTGCCACAAACTCATCTGGCTGTTAAAGAATTAATTGCCGAAATTGCCGGCGAAAATGTGacaaagttgaatttttgtcaatttctacTTACCTATGCGGCAACTCTTCAAAATCGTGGAGCAAAAGTCAGTCCAAAGAACGGCTCTAATGCGGAGCTATTGGCTTTAGAAGATCCGATAAATGTGTCTAAGGTGGGCGTGAGTGGTGCAAAGCTTTTCTTTGAGGCCAAGATTGCACAAAACTCGGAAAAGGTTACCGAGTTTCCCAAGCCAAATTCGAACGATAGGCAGTCCTATTAA
- the LOC117791353 gene encoding carbonic anhydrase 6-like, whose amino-acid sequence MHIGKGNHGKNPSISGANFKGTYIAEELHFHWGSSAIFGSEHRIDGKRFDIEMHIVHRHQKYLSLVEAADYSDGVAVIGVMISIVRDKYETYPVSNVVNLFEKLAFIQKYKTITYLPEYFTLGSMLKDLNTQYFYTYMGSLTTPNCNENVHWIVFQKPIRVPPNPTFKLFQLKNIKKLPILYNFRKIQNLNSRTIRFSLELFCHDQQSEECSSLKIK is encoded by the exons ATGCATATTGGAAAAGGTAATCACGGTAAAAATCCCTCAATAAGTGGAGCTAATTTCAAGGGGACATATATAGCAGAAGAGCTACATTTTCACTGGGGATCAAGTGCAATTTTCGGATCGGAGCATAGGATAGACGGCAAACGATTCGATATTGAAATGCATATCGTCCATCGACATCAAAAGTATTTGAGCTTGGTTGAGGCTGCAGACTACTCCGATGGCGTGGCAGTAATTGGCGTAATGATTTCGATCGTCAGG GATAAATATGAAACTTACCCTGTTTCAAATGTCGTCAATCTTTTCGAAAAGCTCgcatttatacaaaaatataaaaccatCACGTATCTACCTGAATATTTTACTCTTGGTTCAATGTTAAAGGATTTAAAcacacaatatttttatacctaCATGGGATCTTTGACCACGCCCAATTGCAATGAGAATGTACATTGGATAGTGTTCCAAAAACCAATACGCGTACCGCCCAATCCAACATTTAAACTCTTTCAACtaaaaaacattaagaaaTTGCCTATATTGTACAACTttcgaaaaattcaaaatcttaattcaCGAACTATACGATTTAGCTTGGAATTATTTTGTCATGATCAACAATCCGAAGAGTGTAGttccttaaaaataaaatag